The sequence CAGCCTGGTTGGCAATCAGGCGACGAGTGCAATGGCAAAAGGGAGCTTGACTGCGAGACCTACAAGTCGAGCAGGAGCGAAAGCTGGGCATAGTGATCCGGCGGTAGCGTGTGGAAGCGCCGTCGCTCAACGGATAAAAGGTACCCCGGGGATAACAGGCTTATCTTCCCCAAGAGTCCATATCGACGGGAAGGTTTGGCACCTCGATGTCGGCTCATCGCATCCTGGGGCGGTAGCACGTCCCAAGGGTTGGGCTGTTCGCCCATTAAAGCGGTACGCGAGCTGGGTTTAGAACGTCGTGAGACAGTTCGGTCCCTATCCTCTGCAGCCGAAGGTGGATTGAGAAAAGCTGTCCCTAGTACGAGAGGACCGGGACGGACGCAGCTCTCGTGTGCCAGTTGTCCTGCCAAGGGCATGGCTGGTTAGCGACCTGCGGAAGGGATAACCGCTGAAAGCATCTAAGCGGGAAGCCCTTTTCAAGATGAGTCCACCCACAGGGTTAACCTGGTAAGGCCCGTGGTAGACGACCACGTTGATAGGCCGGCTGTGTAAGCACAGCAATGTGTTGAGCTGACCGGTACTAATCGGCCGAGGGCTTGAGTTTTCGTCTTACCCAGACGTTCGTGCTCGCTATGAAGTACTCGAGAAGCGCCGTGTCGGCGCATCGTGACAATTGATCTTTCGGTGGCCATAGCGGAGGGGTCACACCCGTTCCCATTCCGAACACGGAAGTTAAGCCCTCCAGCGCCGATGGTACTTGGGACGAGTGTCCCCGGGAGAGTAGGACGCCGCCGGATTTCTTACTTGGGGGGAGCCCGCGGGCTCCCCCCGATTTCGTTTTGGGCCCTGGTCACGCCCCACCGGGCCTAGGTTGGGTCCCCCCGCCTCTCTTCGATTGCATCATCATGCCTGACGACCGCCGATCCAGCCCCAAGTCCCGCCCCTCGGGCAAGCCCGGTCGCGGCGGATCCGGTTCAGAGCGCCAGTCTGGGGGCTCCGGCAAGCCTCGCTCGGATGGCGAGTCGCGCGGCAAGGGCTCCAGCGGTGGCCCCCGCAAGCCTGGATCCGGTGGCGGTTCTCGTCGCCCCGGCTCCGGTAAGGGCCAGGGTCGTAGCGGAGGCTCTTCCGGCCGTGGCAGCCGCACCGGCGGAGGCAGGGATCGGGACACCCGGGGGCGTGACACACGCGGTCGCGACGACCGTGGACGCGACAACCGGGGGCCTGGCGGCGCCGATCGAGGCCGCGGCGGCCGCGATCAGTACCGGGATGGCCGTGACGACGGGGGCAGGCGGGAGTCGAAGCCGCCCAAGCCCGAGCCCCAGCCACCGGAACCACAAGAAGAGTGGATCGACGAGGGGCCGGTATCCGAGACGAGGCGACCCGGCTCCGATCGCGGCAAGGGCGGTGCCGGCAAGAAACGTCGACAGCGCGGGCCCGCGGTGCAGGTCCCGTCCATGGCTGAGTTCGTGGGCCGCCAGCGCGCCGAGCGCCTCGAGAAGAGGTTCGAAGAGGCCGCCCGTGCGTTTTCACTGGACCGGTTCCCGGAGGCCCGAGCCACCTTGCGGCCCATCGTCGAGGAGGTGCCGGCGGTTCCGGAAGTGCAGGAGCTGTACGGCTTGAGCCTGTACCGCCTGGGCCGTTGGAAGGATGCAGCCAAGCACCTCGAGGAGTTCGTGTCGCTCACCAACGGCTCGGTGGAGCAGCACCCGGTGCTGGCAGACTGCCAGCGGGCCCTCGGCCGGCACAAGAGGGTGGATGAGCTTTGGACAGAACTGCGCGAGGTCTCGCCGTCGGCGGACCTGGTCACCGAGGGGCGGATCGTGACCGCAGGGTCCCTGGCCGACCGTGGCGAGTTGTCCAAGGCGATTGCGTTGCTCGCCAAGGGATTCAAGTTCCCCAAGAAGCCCGCCGAGTTCCACCTGCGGCGCGCATATGCGCTCGCGGACCTCTACGAGCGCAGCGGCGACCTGCCTCAGGCCCGCCAGCTGTTTGGTCGGTTGGCGCGGGCGCAGCCGGACTTCGTGGACGTGGCTGAGCGGCTCGACTCCCTGGGCTGAGTGGTCACGCGCCTTGTTGGCGCTGGATCACGCTGTGCGTGATCCAGCTCGAACAAGAGGGGCCAACGAAACGAACGGGGCTGGCCCGGGCATGTCAGGTGGCGGAGGCCTCTGCGATGCTGCCGATCGAGGAGTCCAGCATGGCGTTGAACTCGTCGTCGCTCTGCTGGGCCGACAGTCCCTCGGTCAGTGCCCGCGAGAAGCTGGCGATCATGCCGTGTTGGCGCGAAAGTCGGGCATTGGCCTCCTCGCGGCTGTAGCCCCCGGACAGGGCAACCACCCGGACGACACGGTCGTGCTCGATGAGCGGGCGGTAGAAGTCGTCGGTCTCGGGCAGCGTGAGCTTCAGCATCACGAGCTGCTCGGAGCCGAGGGCGTCCAGCTGGGCGAGGATGGCGGCCCGCATCAGTTCCTCGGCCTCCGCCTTGGAGGGACTGTTGATGTCGATCTCGGGCTCGATGATCGGCACGAGGCCGGCATCGACGATCTGGCGACCGATCTCGAACTGCTGGTCCACCACTGCGTTGACCCCGGTCTCGTCGGCGACCTTGATCACCGAACGCATCTTGGTGCCGAAGATGCCCTTCGCCTTGGCCCGCTCCAGCAGCTCGTCGAGGCCCGGGATGGGCTTCATGACTTGGGCGCCGTCGGCTTCGTCGGCAAGGCCCTTGTCGACCTTGAGTACCGGAACGACGTTCTTGACGTCCCACAGGTATGCGGCGGTGTCCTTGCCGGCCACCTGCCGGTCCATGGTCATCTCGAAGAGGATGGCGGCCACGATCCGGTCGCCGCCGAACGCGGGACTCGTCATGATCCGGCTGCGCATCTGGTGGATGAGGTCGAACATCTCGTCCTCGCCCGAGTATGCGTCCTCCTCGATGCCGTAGAGGCGCAGGGCCTTGGGCGTGCTGCCGCCGGACTGGTCGAGTGCCGCCACGAAGCCGTGCGCTTCGCGGACCTTGGTGAGCTGCTCGTTGTTCATTTCGGGCGCCTCCCGCTTCCGATTGGGCCCGTTCGGGCTGGGCAGCGTCATGTTTGCACAGCGCATGGATCGGCAGCCAGCTCGCGGTGGTGTGCGAGGGTGGGCCCATGACCGACTGGGTGGTCGACCTCGACGGAGTGATGTGGCGCGGCAAGGTTCCCATAGAGGGGTCCGCGGAGGCGATCGGCGAGCTGCTGGCACGGGGCGACCGGGTGCTGTTCTGCACCAACAACTCCGCCGAGTCCGGCGAAGCGCGTGCTGCGCGCCTGTCCGAGCAGGGGATCCCCGATGGCTGCAAGGTCGTGACCTCCGCTGATGCGGTGTGTGCGCTGGTGGAGCCCGGCGAGTCGGTACTCGTGATCGGGGGCCCCGGCCTCCTTGACGCGCTGGCCGAGCATGGCGCCCGCCCCACAGCTGCCGCCGAGGCCGATCCGGCTCCGATCGTGGCCGCGGCGACCGCCCGCGCGTCCGATCCCGCCGCCTCGGGCCGGCCCTATGACGCAGTGGTGGTGGGTCTCACCCGCGATTTCGGCTACCGCCAGATCGACGCCGCTCAGGCGGCCGTGCGTGCCGGAGCGCGGCTGCTCGCGACCAACGACGACGCCACCTTCCCGGGCGCGGACGGGATCCACCCGGGCTGCGGATCGCTCCTGGCGGCCGTCGAGACGGGCGCAGGGGTGCGAGCAGAGGTTGCGGGCAAGCCGCTGGGGCCGATGTGTGACCTGATAATCGACATGCTCGGCCTCGGCGAGCGGGGTGGCGCCTCAGACGGCCGAGGCGGCGTGATCGTGGTGGGCGACCGCCCCGGCACCGACGGCAGGCTGGCGGAGAACCTGGGTGTGCGGTTCGCGCTCGTGCTCTCGGGGGTCACCTCGCAGGCAGACCTGCCAGTGGAGGTGCCCACAGCGCTCGTTGGCGACGACCTGGCCGCGATCGTGACGGGGCACACCGAGGACCGCTGAGTGGCAACCCGTCGTCGCCTCGATGCAGAACTGGTCCGTCGGGGCCTGGTCGACAGCCGGGCGGCGGCGCGGACGCTGGTGCAGGAGGGGCGCGTGCTCGTGGGCGGTTCGGTGGCTACGAAGCCCGCCCGAATGGTCGACGGAGCCGAGTCGGTGCACATCACCGGCGACCCGCCGCGCTTCGTGGGCCGTGGCGGCGAGAAGCTGGCGGGTGCCCTGGATCGCTTCGGCGTCGACCCGACCGGGCTGCGTGTGCTTGATGCCGGGGCGTCCACCGGTGGCTTCACCGACTGCCTGCTGCAGGCCGGGGCGGCCGAGGTGGTGGCGCTCGACGTGGGCCGCGGCCAACTGCATGAGCGGCTGCGCTCCGATGAGCGGGTGGTCGTGCTCGAGAGGACCAACCTTCGCCATGTGGAACGGGGACAACTGGGGCGAATCGACGCCGCGGTAGGTGACCTGTCGTTCATATCGCTGACGGTGGTGTTGCCGGTTCTGGTGGAACAGGTCGAACCGGGTGGATGGATGGTGCTGCTCGTGAAACCCCAGTTCGAGGCCGGCCGACAGGCAGCGGCTCGGGGCGGCGGTGTGATCAGCGACCCGGAAGTCTGGCGCGAGGCCCTTTCCGGGGTGGTCTCGACCGCGGAGGGGCTCGGAGCCGCCATGATGGATGCCATGGTCTCCCCGCTGCGAGGTGCCGAGGGCAACGTCGAGTTCTGCATCCACCTTGTGAACTCCCGCGCAGCCGGCGGACCCCCTTATGTGGACCGTGCCCATGGCGACCGTGCCCATGGCGACCGTGCTGATGCGGACCCGGGGGAGTCGGCCGCGTTGATCGACGCGGCGGTGGCTGCCGCGGTGGAGGCCGCGAAGTGAGCGCCTTCGGGTTCGTGCTGCACGACGGGCTGTCGGCCGACGATGTGATCGGCGCGGTCGACTGGCTGGAGAGCCGAGGCCACGAGGTGCGTCTGCCGGTCGACGACGCGAAGCGGCTCGGCCGCGAGGACCTCGGCGTCGCAGAGGACGAGTTCTCGGTGGGGCTCGACCTTGTCGTGAGCATGGGCGGCGACGGCACGATGCTGCGGGCGGCCGACCTCGCTGTTCGTGAGCATGTGCCGGTGCTGGGCGCCAACCTGGGCACCCTCGGCTACCTCACCGAGGTCGACAGCGATGGCGTGGCGATGGCCCTGAAGCGATTCCTGTCGGGTGCATACCGGGTGGAGGAGAGGATGCGCCTGGGCATCAGTGTGCAGCGCCTCGATGGGTCCACCGAGACCACGAGTGCGCTCAACGAGGCTGTGGTCGAGAAGTCCGAGCCCGGACGCACGGTGCGCCTGGAGGTCGAGCTCGATGGCCGCGGCTTCACCACATGGGTGGCCGACGGCCTGATTGCGGCCACGCCGACCGGGTCGACCGCCTACTCGTTCTCCGTTGGCGGGCCGATCGTGGATCCCGAGCACAACGGGATGATCCTCGCCCCCGTGGCCCCGCACATGCTGTTCGACCGCTCCATGGTGCTGCGCCCGGACTGTGAGGTCCGCGTCACGGTTCGTGGCACCCGCGATGGCGGACTGTCGGTGGACGGCCGCCCGTTCACGCCACTGGAGCCGGGGGAGTCGATCACCTGCACCGCTGCTGACCGGCCCTCGTTGTTCGTGACCTTCGGCGGCCACGACTTCCATTCGGTGTTGCGCGAGAAGCTGGGCTTGTGGGACCGCTAGTCGCGGCCTGACAGGGGCGCTCGCCTACGCTCTGTGCCAGATGTTGGTCGAGCTGGCGGTCCGGGACCTCGGCGTGATTGCCGATGCGCGCATCCCCTTTTCAGGGTCGATGACGGCACTCACCGGCGAGACGGGCGCAGGCAAGACGCTGCTGGTGGAGGCACTCAGGCTGCTGGCCGGCGAGAAGGCCGATCCGTCGCGGGTACGAGCCGGCGCGGACGAAGCCGTCGTGGAAGGTCTCTTCGCCGTCGGCGAGACCGAGTGGGTGCTGCGTCGGATCGTGCCGGCGGGTGGACGGTCGCGGTGCTACCTGAACGGGGAACTCGTGCCGGCAGCCAAGCTCTCCGAGGTGTCCGGCGAACTGCTCGAGATCCACGGCCAGCATGCCCAGCAGCAGCTTCTCGACCCGCGGCGCCAACGCGACGCACTCGACCATTTCGCAGCCATAGACACCTCGCCGGTGTCCGAGGCCCGCGCCGAGCTCGCAGACCTGCGGAGCCAACTCGAGTCACTGGGTGGCGACGACCGGTCCCGCGAGCGCCAACTCGACCTGCTTCGATACGAGATCGCCGAGATCGAGGGCGTGTCGCCGCGAGTGGGCGAGGACGAAGCGCTCGATGCCGAGGAGGAACTGCTCGCCGGAGCGCTCGAGTGGCGCGATTCGGCCGCCGGCGTGGCGGACCTGCTCTCGGGCGACGGCGCGGCCCAGGACCTGATCGCCAGGGCCCGTGCCCGCCTCGGTGACGGCGGGCCCTTCGCAGAGCAGGCCGGTCGCCTCGATGGGCTGCTGGCCGAGTTGGGCGACGTCGCGGCGGAGGTCCGCGACAGGGGCGAGTCGATCGAGCCAGACGAGCAGCGCCTCGCCGAGGTGCGCCAGCGTCGGCAGTCTCTCGTGGAGTTGCGCCGCAAGTACGGCGACACCGTCGACGAGGTGCTCGCGTACCTGGATCGCGCAAACTCCGAGTTGGCCGTGCTCGAGGGGCTGGATGAGCGCCGCGCCCAACTCGGCGAGTTGATCTCCGCCGCCGGCGAGAGGCTGGCGAAGGCGTCCGATGCCCTTGGCAGCGCTCGCCGCGAGGCCGCCCCCGATCTGGCCGCGGCAGTGAGTGCACTGCTCGGTGACCTCGCACTTGGCGGCGCCGTCGTCGAGGTTTGCGTGACTGACACCGATGCACTCCCCGGTGCCGGCGAGGCGGTCGAGTTCCGCCTGGGGGCCAATGCCGGCGCGACCCCCGCACCGCTGACCAAGGCCGCATCGGGCGGAGAGCTGTCGAGGGTGATGCTCGCCCTCCGCCTCGTGCTGAGCGGCGGACCGCCCACGATGGTGTTCGACGAGGTCGACGCCGGGGTCGGAGGTTCGGCCGCCAACGCCGTGGGCTCAGCGCTCGCCAGCCTGGGGGAATCACGCCAGGTGCTGGTGGTCACCCACCTCGCGCAGGTCGCTGCCGCATCGGGATCACAGGTTGCGGTGGACAAGCGCACCGACGGGTCGACCACCGTGACCGACGTCCGCCCGGTGGCCGACGACGAGCGGATCGTGGAGATCTCGCGGATGCTGTCCGGCTCGCCCGACTCGGACACGGCACGCCGACACGCCGAAGAGCTCCTGGCCGGAGCGACGCGGTGATGGCGCGTGGGCGGCGCTCCGCCGCTGCCGATGACTCCTCGCTGAGCGGCCCTGCGAAGGTCGATTACCGCACCAAGCGGCTGGTCACGCGCCTCAGGCCCGGCGACATCGCGGTGATCGATCACGAGGACCTCGACCGGGTCGCGGCCGAGAGCCTCGTGGAGGCCCGGCCGGCCGCGGTGCTCAACGTCGCACGGTCGAGTTCGGGCCGCTACGCCAACGAAGGTCCGATGTTGCTGCTGCGCGCCGGAATCGTGTTGGTCGACGACCTCGGATCCGCACTGATGGAAGACGTCTCCGAGGGCGACACTGTCACGATCGAAGGGCACAAGGTGCTCGACGGCGAGCTGCTGGTGGCCGCGGGCATCCGCCAGGACGAGGAAAGCATCCAGTCGGTGCACGACCACAGCCGGTCCCGTCTCGGGGCAGAGCTGAGCCGGTTCGCGCAGAACACCGTTGACTACGTGGAGGACAACCAGGACCTTCTTGCCGACGACCTCGCCGTTCCGCAGTTGGGGGATTGGACCGGCCGCCAGGTGCTGATCGTTGTACGCGGCCATTCCTACAAGGAAGACCTGGCCCACCTGCGCGGCTCGGGGTACCTGCGCGAGATGTCCCCACTTGTGGTCGCAGTCGACGGCGGCGCGGACGCGCTGCTCGAGAACGGCGTCACTCCCGATGTGATCATTGGCGACATGGACTCGGTGTCCGAAGCCGGGCTGAGCTGCGGCGCCGAACTCGTCGTGCACGCCTACCGCGACGGGCGGGCACCCGGTTCCGACCGCC is a genomic window of Actinomycetes bacterium containing:
- the recN gene encoding DNA repair protein RecN encodes the protein MLVELAVRDLGVIADARIPFSGSMTALTGETGAGKTLLVEALRLLAGEKADPSRVRAGADEAVVEGLFAVGETEWVLRRIVPAGGRSRCYLNGELVPAAKLSEVSGELLEIHGQHAQQQLLDPRRQRDALDHFAAIDTSPVSEARAELADLRSQLESLGGDDRSRERQLDLLRYEIAEIEGVSPRVGEDEALDAEEELLAGALEWRDSAAGVADLLSGDGAAQDLIARARARLGDGGPFAEQAGRLDGLLAELGDVAAEVRDRGESIEPDEQRLAEVRQRRQSLVELRRKYGDTVDEVLAYLDRANSELAVLEGLDERRAQLGELISAAGERLAKASDALGSARREAAPDLAAAVSALLGDLALGGAVVEVCVTDTDALPGAGEAVEFRLGANAGATPAPLTKAASGGELSRVMLALRLVLSGGPPTMVFDEVDAGVGGSAANAVGSALASLGESRQVLVVTHLAQVAAASGSQVAVDKRTDGSTTVTDVRPVADDERIVEISRMLSGSPDSDTARRHAEELLAGATR
- a CDS encoding TlyA family RNA methyltransferase, which produces MATRRRLDAELVRRGLVDSRAAARTLVQEGRVLVGGSVATKPARMVDGAESVHITGDPPRFVGRGGEKLAGALDRFGVDPTGLRVLDAGASTGGFTDCLLQAGAAEVVALDVGRGQLHERLRSDERVVVLERTNLRHVERGQLGRIDAAVGDLSFISLTVVLPVLVEQVEPGGWMVLLVKPQFEAGRQAAARGGGVISDPEVWREALSGVVSTAEGLGAAMMDAMVSPLRGAEGNVEFCIHLVNSRAAGGPPYVDRAHGDRAHGDRADADPGESAALIDAAVAAAVEAAK
- a CDS encoding type I 3-dehydroquinate dehydratase codes for the protein MAEFVGRQRAERLEKRFEEAARAFSLDRFPEARATLRPIVEEVPAVPEVQELYGLSLYRLGRWKDAAKHLEEFVSLTNGSVEQHPVLADCQRALGRHKRVDELWTELREVSPSADLVTEGRIVTAGSLADRGELSKAIALLAKGFKFPKKPAEFHLRRAYALADLYERSGDLPQARQLFGRLARAQPDFVDVAERLDSLG
- a CDS encoding NAD(+)/NADH kinase, translated to MSAFGFVLHDGLSADDVIGAVDWLESRGHEVRLPVDDAKRLGREDLGVAEDEFSVGLDLVVSMGGDGTMLRAADLAVREHVPVLGANLGTLGYLTEVDSDGVAMALKRFLSGAYRVEERMRLGISVQRLDGSTETTSALNEAVVEKSEPGRTVRLEVELDGRGFTTWVADGLIAATPTGSTAYSFSVGGPIVDPEHNGMILAPVAPHMLFDRSMVLRPDCEVRVTVRGTRDGGLSVDGRPFTPLEPGESITCTAADRPSLFVTFGGHDFHSVLREKLGLWDR
- a CDS encoding HAD-IIA family hydrolase is translated as MTDWVVDLDGVMWRGKVPIEGSAEAIGELLARGDRVLFCTNNSAESGEARAARLSEQGIPDGCKVVTSADAVCALVEPGESVLVIGGPGLLDALAEHGARPTAAAEADPAPIVAAATARASDPAASGRPYDAVVVGLTRDFGYRQIDAAQAAVRAGARLLATNDDATFPGADGIHPGCGSLLAAVETGAGVRAEVAGKPLGPMCDLIIDMLGLGERGGASDGRGGVIVVGDRPGTDGRLAENLGVRFALVLSGVTSQADLPVEVPTALVGDDLAAIVTGHTEDR
- a CDS encoding fructose bisphosphate aldolase, producing MNNEQLTKVREAHGFVAALDQSGGSTPKALRLYGIEEDAYSGEDEMFDLIHQMRSRIMTSPAFGGDRIVAAILFEMTMDRQVAGKDTAAYLWDVKNVVPVLKVDKGLADEADGAQVMKPIPGLDELLERAKAKGIFGTKMRSVIKVADETGVNAVVDQQFEIGRQIVDAGLVPIIEPEIDINSPSKAEAEELMRAAILAQLDALGSEQLVMLKLTLPETDDFYRPLIEHDRVVRVVALSGGYSREEANARLSRQHGMIASFSRALTEGLSAQQSDDEFNAMLDSSIGSIAEASAT